From the Vulpes lagopus strain Blue_001 chromosome 15, ASM1834538v1, whole genome shotgun sequence genome, one window contains:
- the LOC121476201 gene encoding basic proline-rich protein-like has product MIGQKHQAEDLDSSSSKLLSNKPPRAPVPGWHSIDLGNSCFRRSDRKTQAEAKSGLSPPADKGAPPGLDSQPAAAPRGHHLDLPPAAFRPVLRLRVYFHPAGARSQNLIPATKPEAQTRREDRSARSPPPPSRRPRLAFEKTSGSPDPGRGVRGVEAGRGRTAAAGRPRCGPQAPPPAGARPSPEAPRPAAAGSRCPRIRSGTPPPPPWPRDPAGLPRPRRALPGRLPPLAPPPPPQPQPPPPTAAEPGPVHNKSCSPRGPSQGPQRDAGAPPRSRLPTPRSRQRTPERPDPRCSLSHDEQPSRVPARPPARPPKLLHPPQAPPAPPGEGSRENPPSAPLCSEPSPRSESRCLSQHSSPPVTPQAALTRGAELRAVPKALSLPGESGVRGPCSALRCAAPAKQPPNLRLQVTQAHPSASAHPRCARQAPATAHTAAWIPSSTCHRRPGLGGPGRGAPIRQPPRGPPPTLRLKVGRVSMPTCRLQPQDRASPPSWRRRLGAVPRRELYKVKSFPTRSAGSRLPEPTPPPPAPGSGSCAPGGALQPVHRAAR; this is encoded by the exons GCGGAGGCGAAGTCCGGGCTCTCCCCGCCGGCGGACAAGGGGGCACCCCCAGGCCTCGATTCCCAGCCGGCGGCGGCTCCCCGGGGCCACCACCTGGACTTGCCGCCTGCGGCCTTTCGGCCGGTTCTGCGTCTCCGCGTCTATTTCCACCCGGCCGGGGCGCGATCGCAGAATCTGATCCCAGCAACAAAGCCCGAAGCACAAACCCGCCGCGAGGACCGGTcggcccgctccccgccccctccctcccgccgCCCGCGACTCGCCTTTGAAAAGACGAGCG GTTCCCcggacccggggcggggggtcCGGGGGGTCGAGGCGGGCCGAGGCCGCaccgccgccgccggccgcccACGCTGCGGGCCGCAGGCGCCTCCCCCGGCCGGAGCGCGTCCCAGCCCCGAGGCCCCTCGCCCGGCCGCCGCGGGCTCGCGCTGTCCTCGCATCCGCTCAGGgaccccgccgccgcctccgtgGCCCCGTGACCCCGCGGGGCTGCCCCGTCCCCGTCGCGCGCTACCCGGGAGGCTCCCCCCGctggcccccccgcccccaccccagccccagccgccgccgcccACCGCAGCGGAGCCGGGCCCAGTGCACAATAAAAGTTGCTCCCCGCGAGGCCCGAGCCAG GGCCCCCAGCGCGACGCTGGCGCGCCCCCGCGTTCCCGCCTCCCGACCCCGAGAAGCAGGCAGCGCACCCCGGAGCGGCCAGACCCGCGCTGCTCGCTTTCCCACGACGAGCAGCCTTCACGcgtgcccgcccgcccgcccgcccgcccgccaaAACTCCTGCACCCTCCCCAGGCGCCGCCAGCCCCTCCCGGGGAAGGCAGCAGGGAAAATCCTCCCTCCGCGCCGCTCTGTTCAGAGCCGTCGCCCCGCTCCGAGAGCCGCTGCCTCTCCCAACATTCCAGCCCGCCCGTGACCCCGCAGGCCGCACTCACGCGCGGAGCTGAGCTGCGGGCGGTCCCGAAAGCCCTTTCCCTCCCCGGCGAAAGCGGAGTCCGGGGGCCCTGCTCCGCCCTGCGCTGCGCTGCGCCCGCCAAGCAGCCACCCAACTTGCGCCTCCAGGTCACCCAAGCGCATCCATCGGCATCTGCACATCCCCGTTGCGCCCGACAGGCTCCGGCCACCGCACACACAGCCGCCTGGATCCCCTCATCCACCTGCCACCGGCGGCCGGGGCTTGGGGGCCCGGGGAGAGGCGCACCGATCCGCCAGCCCCCTCGCggccctcccccaaccctccgCCTCAAAGTTGGCCGAGTCTCCATGCCAACCTGCCGGCTCCAGCCGCAGGACCgagcctctcctccctcctggcggcggcggctcggggccGTGCCGAGGCGGGAACTTTACAAGGTGAAAAGTTTCCCCACGCGCTCCGCCGGCTCTCGGCTCCCGGAGCCCACGCCGCCCCCACCCGCACCCGGCAGCGGCAGCTGCGCTCCTGGAGGCGCGCTTCAGCCGGTGCACCGGGCAGCCAGATGA